From a region of the Planktothrix sp. FACHB-1365 genome:
- a CDS encoding RAMP superfamily CRISPR-associated protein: MSTITFTLHTQQPILATSFQGDPNSDVSYPYIPGSMIRGALIGRYLKHNTNIGDDILADTQVRDLFFSGQVRYLNAYLLTKEEHQPRSLPTPRSWFQNKGEDPLERIYDLSRMEMSDLDSDVSAKPVKHQFCSVNSTDVTLYTEKRRINIHNQRHRSKGRAIETVGEVFRYEALDANQKFKAVILCQKKDQQILEELLNENDNIWLGGSQSAGYGHTKISKIQFHETWDEVGENQSLENRIEREYFQITLLSDMILQNECGQYVVEPPIQLLAESLDIDPEQLKLHKAYMSSALIGGFNKKWGLPLPQVPAIASGSVFVFQSLSLDLQRVKDLEFYGLGERTVEGFGRVAVNWLNLDNSAEFSTTLPGSEPSSTDVPKLPTGSKSAKLAKEMAKRLFCQKLEEKLRQKVSGFNIEGNISNSQLSRLMIIARKALNDPKLGNKPNLQQVTELLGNLPPNASDQFEYAKIGNQSIKQPIEQQIKEWIENPSGWIDISPVTIAGESYDLSQDETLAPKYTLLLIMAIAKKATKE; encoded by the coding sequence ATGAGTACAATTACCTTTACCCTTCATACTCAACAACCTATTTTAGCAACATCCTTTCAAGGTGATCCGAACAGTGATGTTTCCTATCCCTATATTCCAGGGAGTATGATTCGGGGGGCATTAATTGGTCGCTATCTCAAACACAATACCAATATAGGAGATGATATTCTGGCTGATACTCAAGTTAGAGATTTATTTTTTTCAGGTCAAGTTCGTTACCTAAATGCGTATTTACTCACTAAGGAAGAACATCAACCTCGAAGCTTACCAACACCTCGATCTTGGTTTCAAAATAAAGGAGAAGATCCCCTAGAAAGAATTTATGATTTGAGTCGGATGGAAATGTCTGATTTAGATTCTGATGTTTCAGCGAAGCCAGTAAAACACCAATTTTGTAGCGTTAATTCTACAGATGTTACACTGTACACTGAAAAACGTCGTATCAATATTCATAATCAAAGACATCGCAGTAAAGGCAGAGCGATAGAAACAGTAGGGGAGGTATTTCGTTATGAAGCTTTAGATGCTAATCAGAAATTTAAAGCTGTAATTTTATGTCAAAAAAAAGATCAGCAAATCTTAGAAGAGTTACTTAATGAAAATGATAATATTTGGTTAGGGGGTTCTCAAAGTGCAGGCTATGGACATACTAAAATTAGTAAGATTCAATTTCACGAAACTTGGGATGAAGTCGGAGAAAATCAAAGCCTGGAAAACCGAATAGAAAGGGAGTATTTCCAAATTACTCTTCTGAGCGATATGATTCTTCAAAATGAGTGCGGTCAATATGTTGTAGAACCACCGATACAACTTTTAGCAGAATCATTAGATATAGACCCTGAACAATTAAAATTACACAAAGCTTATATGTCTAGCGCTTTAATAGGAGGATTTAATAAAAAATGGGGTTTACCTTTGCCTCAAGTTCCAGCGATCGCATCAGGAAGTGTTTTTGTTTTTCAATCTTTATCGCTTGATTTACAGCGAGTCAAAGATTTAGAGTTTTATGGACTGGGAGAAAGAACCGTTGAAGGTTTTGGACGGGTTGCAGTTAACTGGTTGAATTTAGATAACAGTGCAGAATTTTCTACAACTTTACCGGGATCAGAACCCAGTTCTACAGATGTCCCCAAACTTCCAACGGGTTCAAAATCAGCAAAGTTAGCGAAGGAAATGGCAAAACGTTTATTTTGTCAAAAATTAGAGGAAAAATTACGTCAAAAAGTTAGTGGATTTAACATAGAAGGAAATATCAGTAATAGCCAACTTTCTCGGCTGATGATTATCGCAAGGAAAGCACTTAACGATCCCAAACTAGGAAATAAGCCAAATCTCCAGCAAGTCACGGAATTACTAGGTAATTTACCACCCAATGCAAGCGATCAGTTTGAATATGCAAAAATAGGTAATCAATCCATTAAACAACCAATTGAACAACAAATTAAAGAGTGGATAGAAAACCCGTCAGGTTGGATTGATATTTCACCTGTGACAATTGCTGGAGAATCCTATGATTTAAGTCAAGATGAAACTTTAGCCCCTAAGTACACGCTACTTTTAATTATGGCAATTGCCAAAAAAGCAACTAAGGAGTAA
- the csx19 gene encoding CRISPR-associated protein Csx19, protein MNQELCQTSIENLSEQLLQNWLKQQAKDYQLPYLLAHAEDGVIWGRFDTDSGSLITAREVFPECNFPELRLNTLQQCRIFGKAGEVLLWNSNGKWRSRLILETKASELITKKQIGVIPESQILWGTKGQENKEHSFTLLSDGSQGLKHAVPRTGINFDRNENEKQPKRPVKLEVHHYFCYDSDGVARIFISRLVSLK, encoded by the coding sequence ATGAATCAGGAGTTGTGTCAGACCTCAATTGAAAACCTTAGCGAACAGTTGCTTCAAAATTGGCTTAAGCAACAAGCGAAAGATTATCAGTTGCCCTATCTGTTAGCTCATGCTGAAGATGGAGTTATTTGGGGACGTTTTGATACGGATAGTGGCAGTTTAATAACTGCTAGAGAGGTTTTTCCTGAGTGTAACTTTCCTGAATTACGTTTAAATACTTTGCAACAATGCCGAATTTTTGGAAAAGCGGGGGAAGTCTTACTATGGAATAGTAACGGAAAATGGCGATCGCGCCTGATCCTTGAAACTAAAGCATCAGAATTAATTACTAAAAAACAAATCGGTGTAATCCCAGAATCTCAAATTCTTTGGGGAACTAAAGGGCAAGAAAATAAAGAGCATAGTTTTACCCTGCTTTCAGATGGTTCTCAAGGATTAAAACACGCTGTACCTAGAACTGGAATCAATTTTGACAGAAATGAGAACGAGAAACAACCTAAACGTCCAGTGAAATTAGAAGTACATCACTATTTTTGCTACGACTCAGATGGAGTCGCTCGAATTTTTATCAGTCGTCTTGTATCTCTTAAATAA
- a CDS encoding TIGR03986 family CRISPR-associated RAMP protein → MNPRHLKEVKNDRKAVAPYNFVELPNKIVEAELECNGKLRDNDCYYPDRHTGKIKCILRTESPLYIRCGLTPTDFSNFGDTSNEKLTPEQRKKKAEFFQAPSNSYPVLPGSSLRGMLRTLVEIISFGKIEKVSDQQKFFFRAVAADKEDPLSLIYKNKLKTVKAGYLEYKSNKWFIRPADETYFENGFIKMKENNIENIKLNLPSLITMEKSNYVPQYLEISFEEDEEDINISENLTAYSYRGWLVTSGNMLDSAKTTEAERKKLLSRKEGRKHHYIISLPDHSQPTIEISEDAIKDYKNALTDFQQGQEKQFNNNPRNAFSKKYGCLEPGRPIFYFQDNIEKPIKFFGQSPNFRIPYAFNQEGKVVSAVDFIPKHIGESDKIDLADAIFGFVRRGKDKKEALPFNEKKEKREQSRAGRIFVSDAHYVTDEEGIWLKDNPNDTITPQILASPKPTTFQHYLVQTTEEKPKLKHYGNKPNKDTVIRGHKLYWHKDDVGTGIQTDASPEEIENKQSQYTEIKPIKKGVSFKFTIHFENLSDVELGALLWIVTLANHDINALQLLGLDGKEKYCLSLGMGKPLGMGAVTIAKSELILNERSQNKPQQRYTQLFDDDNWLTGDRPTTADEYKSYIEAFEQYVIVGNDRVDELDLPEGCTDRKGLRLKDIPRIQMLLAMLSCNFPPVNETRYMEIERDISKGYVGKQVKQGEETKDEYEDRLILPTPLQIKRWEDQRKFDHFYGSSLDKESKNNSRESSPSPLARPPKPKP, encoded by the coding sequence ATGAATCCCAGACACTTAAAAGAAGTAAAGAATGACCGTAAAGCAGTTGCTCCTTACAACTTTGTAGAGTTACCGAACAAAATTGTAGAGGCAGAACTCGAATGTAATGGAAAATTACGAGATAACGATTGCTATTACCCAGATCGTCATACTGGCAAAATCAAATGTATATTAAGAACAGAATCACCTCTTTATATTCGCTGTGGTCTGACTCCAACTGACTTCTCAAACTTTGGTGATACTTCTAATGAAAAATTAACACCAGAACAGCGTAAGAAAAAAGCTGAGTTTTTTCAGGCTCCCTCAAATTCCTATCCTGTCCTTCCAGGTAGCAGCCTGCGAGGGATGCTGCGGACTTTGGTAGAAATTATCAGCTTTGGGAAGATAGAGAAAGTTTCCGATCAGCAAAAATTCTTTTTCCGTGCAGTTGCTGCTGATAAGGAAGATCCTCTGAGTTTAATCTACAAAAATAAACTTAAAACTGTCAAAGCAGGTTATTTAGAATACAAAAGCAATAAATGGTTTATTCGACCTGCTGATGAAACTTATTTTGAGAATGGATTTATCAAAATGAAAGAAAATAATATTGAAAATATTAAACTAAATCTTCCTTCTCTAATTACGATGGAAAAAAGTAATTATGTACCTCAATATCTGGAAATTAGCTTTGAGGAAGACGAAGAAGATATAAACATTAGTGAAAACTTGACTGCTTATAGTTATCGGGGATGGCTTGTTACCAGTGGCAATATGCTAGACTCTGCTAAAACCACAGAAGCAGAACGAAAAAAATTGCTAAGTCGCAAAGAAGGTCGCAAACATCATTATATTATTAGTTTACCCGATCACTCTCAACCAACTATTGAGATCAGTGAGGATGCTATTAAAGATTACAAGAATGCTCTTACTGATTTCCAACAAGGTCAGGAAAAGCAATTCAACAACAATCCCAGAAATGCTTTTAGTAAAAAATATGGATGTCTCGAACCAGGAAGACCCATTTTTTACTTTCAAGATAACATAGAAAAACCTATCAAATTCTTTGGTCAAAGTCCTAATTTCCGTATACCTTATGCTTTTAATCAAGAAGGTAAAGTCGTGTCAGCAGTTGATTTTATTCCTAAACACATAGGTGAATCAGACAAAATAGATTTAGCTGATGCAATCTTTGGATTTGTCAGACGTGGAAAAGATAAAAAAGAGGCTCTCCCATTTAATGAAAAGAAAGAAAAGCGAGAGCAATCTCGTGCAGGGCGAATTTTTGTTAGCGATGCTCACTATGTAACTGATGAGGAAGGAATCTGGCTGAAAGATAACCCCAATGATACAATAACGCCTCAAATTCTTGCTAGTCCTAAACCAACTACTTTTCAGCACTATTTAGTACAAACTACTGAGGAAAAACCAAAGCTAAAACACTATGGTAATAAACCTAATAAAGATACCGTAATCCGAGGACATAAACTTTACTGGCATAAAGACGATGTAGGAACTGGGATTCAAACAGATGCAAGTCCAGAGGAGATTGAAAATAAGCAATCCCAATACACAGAAATCAAGCCCATAAAAAAAGGAGTCTCCTTTAAGTTTACAATTCACTTTGAAAATTTGAGTGATGTGGAATTGGGGGCATTGTTGTGGATAGTAACTCTGGCTAATCACGATATAAACGCGCTTCAACTACTAGGATTAGATGGTAAAGAAAAATACTGCTTATCTCTGGGTATGGGTAAACCTCTAGGGATGGGTGCAGTCACTATTGCAAAATCCGAACTGATCCTTAACGAACGCTCCCAAAATAAGCCTCAGCAGCGATACACTCAGCTATTTGATGATGATAATTGGTTGACAGGCGATCGCCCTACCACTGCTGATGAATACAAATCTTATATAGAAGCATTTGAGCAGTATGTTATCGTTGGCAACGACCGAGTTGACGAACTAGACTTACCAGAAGGTTGTACTGATAGGAAAGGTTTAAGGTTGAAAGATATACCGCGTATTCAGATGCTTTTAGCGATGCTGAGTTGTAATTTTCCGCCAGTTAATGAAACGCGATATATGGAAATTGAAAGAGATATCAGTAAAGGTTATGTTGGTAAACAGGTTAAGCAAGGTGAAGAAACTAAAGATGAGTATGAGGATCGCTTGATATTACCAACTCCATTACAAATAAAAAGATGGGAAGATCAACGAAAATTTGATCACTTTTATGGCTCATCTTTAGACAAAGAAAGTAAGAATAATTCAAGAGAAAGTAGCCCGTCACCTTTGGCTAGACCACCTAAACCAAAGCCTTGA
- a CDS encoding DEAD/DEAH box helicase, with product MNLNHYFHTLTEHQPRQFQQQTIAHLLNRQDVLLRAPTGSGKTETAIAPFLFAKPLKLDFPNKLIYVVPLRTLANSLRQRTETLINNWSNHYPLSRPLTVTLQTGENPEDPRFEGDIIFCTIDQMLSSFLNIPYSVGRGSANVNAGAIFASYLVFDELHLLDPDRSFTTVLKLLQQVKGVSPFLLMTATLTDEVSQQIQNLINDGNH from the coding sequence ATGAACCTTAACCACTACTTCCACACTCTCACCGAACATCAACCCCGTCAATTCCAACAGCAAACGATCGCCCACCTTCTCAACCGCCAGGACGTGCTTCTACGCGCCCCTACCGGGTCAGGAAAAACAGAAACGGCGATCGCCCCTTTCCTCTTTGCTAAACCCCTAAAACTCGATTTTCCCAATAAACTCATCTACGTTGTTCCCTTAAGAACCTTGGCTAATAGTTTACGCCAACGCACAGAAACCTTAATTAACAATTGGTCAAACCATTATCCCTTATCTCGACCCTTAACTGTTACCTTGCAAACCGGAGAAAACCCAGAAGACCCTCGTTTTGAAGGAGATATTATCTTCTGTACCATTGATCAGATGTTGAGTAGTTTTCTGAATATTCCCTACTCCGTTGGTCGTGGGTCTGCAAACGTGAATGCGGGAGCGATTTTTGCTTCTTATTTAGTCTTTGATGAACTGCACTTACTTGACCCAGATCGGTCTTTTACAACGGTTTTAAAACTTTTGCAGCAAGTTAAAGGAGTTTCACCTTTTTTGCTGATGACCGCGACTTTAACCGATGAAGTATCCCAACAGATTCAAAATTTAATTAACGATGGAAATCATTGA
- a CDS encoding RAMP superfamily CRISPR-associated protein — MIEKLQRSDHRRIIKRIIIRGNLILNTPTCLGSGDTEAPTDLALLRDSISDHALLTGSSIAGALRNYLHEYEQGYGKNEIPQGLATKLFGHLFRYEGEEPKEEENQSPLIIDDAISSKIPVIELRDGVKIDGATGTAEDGKKYDLELLEAGTEFFLSFELLIEKDEADLKRALALALRGLEKGEICLGIKKRRGFGRCHVEKWQVWEFDLQKPKDRIEWLKFDHWTRELSNKRKSFESIVVALGGVSLKQQVDKRDRLSIHAQFKLASPLLIRSGQDLVENKRSPDVVHLHSQRNGKSHPIVSGTSLAGVLWHRAERIVNTLGKDLQIVYDIFGIVEGNQAKASRLMIHESVIENTAELVQSRIAIDRFTGGTYHGALFSEQPIFGLEKTEEEKKSKNKKSQQKSKPSNNNKHLELKLELRDPKEDEIGLLLLLLKDLWTGDLPVGGTSSIGRGRLQGVEATIIWQQPEKTEHKWIIFQDNGKLKFEGEDKQKLENSVREFVEKAQ; from the coding sequence ATGATTGAAAAGTTACAGAGATCCGATCATCGTAGAATTATCAAAAGAATAATTATTCGAGGTAATCTGATACTGAATACTCCCACTTGTTTAGGAAGTGGTGATACAGAAGCACCAACAGATTTAGCTTTGCTACGGGATAGCATCAGCGATCACGCTTTATTAACAGGTTCATCTATTGCAGGTGCTTTGCGGAACTATCTGCATGAGTACGAACAAGGTTATGGGAAAAATGAAATTCCCCAAGGTTTAGCAACTAAACTTTTTGGTCATCTGTTTCGTTATGAAGGTGAGGAGCCAAAGGAAGAGGAAAATCAAAGTCCTCTAATTATTGACGATGCAATTAGTAGTAAAATTCCAGTGATTGAATTGCGGGATGGAGTCAAAATTGACGGAGCAACAGGTACAGCAGAAGATGGTAAAAAATATGATTTAGAATTGCTGGAAGCCGGAACAGAATTTTTCCTCAGTTTTGAGTTACTCATTGAAAAAGATGAAGCTGACTTAAAAAGAGCACTTGCTCTTGCTTTGAGGGGATTAGAGAAAGGTGAAATTTGCCTGGGGATAAAAAAACGTCGAGGTTTTGGTCGCTGTCATGTAGAAAAGTGGCAAGTTTGGGAATTTGATTTACAGAAGCCTAAAGACCGAATCGAGTGGTTAAAATTTGATCACTGGACTAGGGAATTATCAAATAAAAGGAAATCATTTGAATCGATTGTAGTCGCGCTTGGAGGAGTATCACTGAAACAACAGGTTGATAAGCGTGATCGCCTCTCCATCCATGCTCAATTCAAACTAGCAAGTCCCTTATTGATTCGTTCAGGTCAAGACTTAGTTGAGAATAAGCGATCGCCTGATGTAGTACATTTACATTCTCAAAGAAATGGAAAATCTCACCCTATTGTTTCAGGCACAAGTCTAGCAGGTGTGCTGTGGCATCGAGCCGAACGAATTGTTAATACATTGGGTAAAGATTTACAAATAGTTTATGATATTTTTGGGATTGTTGAAGGAAACCAAGCAAAAGCCAGCCGTCTAATGATTCACGAAAGTGTTATTGAAAATACGGCTGAATTAGTGCAAAGCCGAATCGCAATCGACCGCTTTACAGGAGGTACTTATCACGGAGCATTGTTTAGCGAACAGCCTATTTTTGGACTTGAAAAAACTGAGGAAGAAAAGAAATCTAAAAATAAAAAGAGTCAACAAAAATCTAAACCGTCTAACAACAATAAACATCTTGAGCTTAAACTTGAATTACGTGACCCGAAAGAAGATGAAATTGGCTTGCTGCTGCTACTACTCAAAGACTTATGGACAGGTGATTTACCTGTAGGGGGTACGAGTAGCATTGGACGGGGAAGATTACAGGGAGTAGAAGCAACGATAATTTGGCAGCAGCCAGAAAAAACGGAGCATAAATGGATAATTTTTCAAGACAATGGAAAGCTAAAATTTGAGGGTGAAGATAAACAAAAACTAGAAAATAGTGTACGTGAGTTTGTGGAGAAAGCCCAATGA
- a CDS encoding RAMP superfamily CRISPR-associated protein, with protein sequence MSNYFINIELLSDTTFGRGDGVAGLIDQEVEHDSYGFPYLRGRTLKGLLSEECDNLLCLISDPQRHWLNARNSLLGTAGSTTETQSRMHVGDACLPEDLRQAVRLQFEQEEDAERRRGSRSITDKDILSSLTTFRQQTAIDSKEGVAKDKSLRSSRVVLRELCFKAPITFNLKPSDDSQKILALLAVSVLALRRIGSGRNRGRGHVKCTLWEQEKNKQLEEITTKHLRYFEQETKA encoded by the coding sequence ATGAGTAATTATTTTATTAACATTGAACTGTTAAGTGATACCACCTTCGGACGTGGGGATGGAGTCGCAGGTTTAATTGACCAAGAAGTTGAACATGATTCCTATGGATTTCCTTACTTGCGAGGACGTACATTAAAAGGATTATTAAGCGAGGAATGTGACAATTTATTATGCTTAATTTCTGATCCTCAACGGCATTGGCTAAACGCTAGAAATAGCTTACTTGGTACAGCAGGAAGTACAACAGAAACCCAGTCCAGAATGCACGTTGGGGATGCTTGTTTACCCGAAGATTTGCGTCAAGCTGTAAGACTGCAATTTGAACAGGAAGAAGATGCAGAAAGACGCAGAGGCTCAAGAAGTATCACAGATAAAGATATTCTCTCATCTTTAACGACTTTTCGGCAACAAACAGCTATTGATTCTAAAGAGGGTGTTGCTAAAGATAAAAGTTTACGTTCTAGTCGAGTTGTTTTGCGAGAGCTTTGTTTTAAAGCACCCATTACTTTTAATCTAAAACCCTCGGATGATTCACAGAAAATATTAGCTCTGTTAGCGGTTAGCGTCCTCGCATTACGTCGAATAGGAAGTGGAAGAAATCGAGGTCGTGGTCATGTGAAATGTACATTGTGGGAACAAGAAAAAAATAAACAACTTGAAGAAATTACTACAAAACATTTACGTTATTTTGAACAGGAGACAAAAGCATGA